TAGCTCCTTGTGCCTTTTGTGGGCATGTTAAGCAAGGAATCTCTTTGATTTTCTTGAAACAAATATCCGAGGTCTGCTTCAGTATGCCAAGAGTTCTTGCAAAGAACACCTCTTTTGTGTTTTCAAGGATTCGTGGAACTGCAGCCTGAAAaatcatatattgtttttagAACGACGTTGCCTGAAAAACCAATTATGTTTTGATAAACCTTGTTTTATGAAAGTAGTTGACTTGTTAGGCTGCACCATGTGCAAGATTCACATTTTATCTTTCTAAATCAGATAAGCAATTTTTAAAATAGGACCTGTATGAAGGTTGCTGGACCGCCACATATATCGAAGTACTTCTTTAGGCGCTCAACGGTctggaaaatagaaaagtagTTAATTCAAAATGCTGGCTTTTAGTGATTAAATTAATGATCAAGTAATTTTTCCAGTCTATTGCTTAGTTACCTTTGCATTCTTGAAGATGCCTTTCGGGTCAGTGGTGACAAACCACCCGAGCCTCCAACCCGGCACCAACCATCTTTTTGACAATGAACCAAGTGTAAGAACAGGCACCATGGACCCAAAAACTCCCATAGGCACAAATGGGTTCTCCCCAAATGCCAAATGCCCATAAACTTCATCTGCTATGACTAGAATTCTGTgcttttttgcagtttcagcaACCTAACAGTAACCTCATAATTAGTACCTTAGTCAGTTTGGCAAATCACTACCATATAAAATGCATATTACCTTCTTTAGATGTTGATAACTATAGACATTGCCACAAGGATTCCCTGGGTTTATTACTACAATTGCAACTGTATTTTCATCAGCTAATGCATTGACGGCGTCCAAGTCAACCTCCCAGCCGTTGTTAGGAAGAAGTTCATAATGGCGGATCTCCACGTTTCTAAAAGCTGCACAAAGCTCATAAATGGGGAATCCTGGTTTTGGAACCAATATGTTTGCATTTGGTTTAGCCAGAATTGATATAGCAACTTCTATAGCTTGTGTGCAGCCTGCTGTTATATATACATCATCTGGTGATAATTTGTATGGGAGATTCATCGATAAGTATTCAGATATTGCCCTAGTAACACCAGAAAGAGAGAACAAACTAAGTTCAGGTAACTTGAATAAAGCCCAGGTATCATATGATAACTTGAAGGAACTAATATTATCCGTTTTTTTCATTATGGATTTAGGGAACTTCCTTTATCGaaatatatgtttcatatgCTTAGTCATTTGAATCAAATTCACAACTCCACAAGTACAAGAGCAACTTATTTGACTCTAAAATGTCAAAGGGGGTCTAATTGCAGTAGTAACAATTTACTCTTTTCTGAATAATTGTTGAAGTGTATCAAAACTACCTCCAATAGTACTTAAAAGTAGAGCTTTTTCAATGTAattaaacatttctcattttcttctAAACACTAATCAGAAGAACAACAACTCGTCAAAACAGACTCAAAGTATTtattacgttttttttttttaacataaaaatctATAAGCACTTAAATACGCAATAAGCTAACTTAAACTGATAAAACTAACAGTCCACATAAAGAAATTGCAAGAAGTTGTAAGAAAACAAAACATACTTTCTTGCTGGAGGGAGGCCAACAGTAGGTGCATATCCATTGAATTTCTGGGATTCGAGAGTTTGAACGACAGAATCTCGAACAATGTCACTGGTGGTGAAACAAGAATGTGCAGTTGGGTCTCCCATCCCTAAAGAGATAACCCTCTTCTTGTTTTCGTCATCAAGACTTGCCATTAAAGTACCTAGAATACCCTTTATGGTCACATTTGTTGGTGTTTCCATCTGATGAGTCATCCCTTTCTCCATTttgtaagatatatatatatttgctatatatatataattgtctCTGCAAcaataatatgtatgtatgcatgggTGAGCAAATTAAGACATATGTAGATCACCAAGTTGGGCTATGGACCATGAGGCTGCTTAATTGGTAAGAGTCAAGACTCAACAGGGATGGGTTTACTGCTATTGTGTGGTGTAGACCGTGGAGTTCTCACCCACACAATATGGTTTAAGCTTATTATATTAgtcatatttttcttatttattacaTAACATTGGAACAAACATTGAAAATACATTGTataaaaattgaatatttttGATACATTGCATGTATTGGCCCAAAAGTGACAATATGCAAAcgtttttttttagcttttaccCTTATACTCATGACTAGTATAAGATAGGTTATCGCCCGAAatacttgtatagttgtatatcTTTCAAGTTGTTTATTTTTGTGTAGCATTAGCTATATGTAAAACTAATCTTTTTCAAGTGTAAACAACATTTAATTATGATAACTCTATAAATACACGAAATCTTGTTTAATGGCCTTATTGCACAAAAACTAGGTTAAGAG
The sequence above is drawn from the Erigeron canadensis isolate Cc75 chromosome 4, C_canadensis_v1, whole genome shotgun sequence genome and encodes:
- the LOC122595461 gene encoding probable aminotransferase TAT2 — translated: MEKGMTHQMETPTNVTIKGILGTLMASLDDENKKRVISLGMGDPTAHSCFTTSDIVRDSVVQTLESQKFNGYAPTVGLPPARKAISEYLSMNLPYKLSPDDVYITAGCTQAIEVAISILAKPNANILVPKPGFPIYELCAAFRNVEIRHYELLPNNGWEVDLDAVNALADENTVAIVVINPGNPCGNVYSYQHLKKVAETAKKHRILVIADEVYGHLAFGENPFVPMGVFGSMVPVLTLGSLSKRWLVPGWRLGWFVTTDPKGIFKNAKTVERLKKYFDICGGPATFIQAAVPRILENTKEVFFARTLGILKQTSDICFKKIKEIPCLTCPQKAQGAMSVMVKLDVSQLKDVSDDIDFCFKLAREESVILLPGLTVGLKNWVRITFAAEPSSLEEALDRVKLFYQKHSHQHKIQSDLL